The following coding sequences lie in one Oligoflexia bacterium genomic window:
- the eutL gene encoding ethanolamine utilization microcompartment protein EutL, with the protein MELVPLKPKVLSRQVIHQITPQLAKQYGVKNSKHESLGLITCDFDDALYVALDEATKHANIEVIYAKSFYAGSGHSSGPLSGEVIGVISGSDPSEVKEGLDATEDCLLKEAWFYTLLPEQKTNFFPHVVSSVGHYLSKVAEVPVGSSLAYLIATPIEAMIGLDAAMKAARVELAKFYGPPTETNFAGGLLSGDQTECEQAARAFAEAVAQVAQNPITR; encoded by the coding sequence ATGGAACTCGTACCGTTAAAACCAAAAGTACTCAGCCGCCAAGTAATTCATCAAATCACTCCACAACTGGCAAAACAGTATGGCGTGAAAAATTCTAAACATGAAAGTCTGGGTCTTATTACTTGTGACTTTGATGACGCCCTTTATGTCGCACTTGATGAAGCCACCAAACACGCCAATATCGAAGTGATCTATGCGAAATCATTTTATGCAGGCAGCGGGCACTCGAGTGGCCCACTTTCAGGTGAAGTCATCGGCGTGATTTCAGGTAGTGATCCTTCTGAAGTAAAAGAGGGGCTTGATGCTACTGAAGATTGTCTTTTAAAAGAGGCTTGGTTTTACACATTACTTCCTGAGCAAAAAACCAACTTCTTTCCCCACGTAGTCTCAAGTGTAGGGCACTATCTTTCAAAAGTTGCAGAGGTGCCCGTTGGTTCTTCACTTGCCTATCTTATTGCTACACCAATAGAAGCTATGATTGGCCTTGATGCCGCCATGAAAGCTGCGCGAGTAGAACTTGCCAAATTTTATGGTCCACCAACTGAAACAAACTTTGCTGGGGGGCTCTTGAGCGGTGATCAAACAGAATGTGAACAAGCTGCACGAGCATTTGCTGAAGCTGTGGCTCAAGTTGCTCAAAACCCTATTACTAGATAA
- the eutC gene encoding ethanolamine ammonia-lyase subunit EutC, translating to MTEIDKTQLSELVRKVLAEVLSDKVTHTEPVLEKKPTRNLAQENIARWLGHSLQKTQTRNSTALKLPIITSQDDAKAKTQTPSDNENLIPNPRKPEKLTAALEHSPARLGVWRAGTRYLTSVALKLRADHAIAKDAVYAEMPAHFAEKNNWVPLTTKATNKEKFLLRPDLGRQLDDKSLLLVREKAIKNPDIQITVADGLSSWAAERFAPAMVAELQKLFSEAKMTVGTIYCVRFSRIAVQDVIGEAVGAKVSMILLGERPGLGTGDSLSNYMIYGPKVGTVNANKSMISNIHATGHTPIDAARLTFSMVKKMFEQGCSGVKLKI from the coding sequence GTGACTGAAATAGATAAAACTCAATTATCAGAATTGGTGCGAAAAGTTCTCGCTGAAGTATTAAGCGATAAGGTCACACACACTGAGCCTGTTTTAGAAAAAAAGCCAACCAGAAACTTAGCTCAAGAAAATATTGCGCGCTGGTTAGGTCATAGTTTGCAAAAAACTCAAACTCGTAACTCCACAGCTTTAAAACTACCAATCATCACATCACAAGATGATGCGAAGGCAAAAACTCAAACTCCTTCTGATAATGAGAATTTAATTCCTAATCCCAGAAAACCTGAAAAACTAACGGCCGCTTTAGAACATTCTCCCGCACGACTTGGTGTTTGGCGTGCGGGTACTCGTTACCTCACAAGTGTAGCTTTAAAATTACGAGCTGATCATGCCATTGCAAAAGATGCCGTGTATGCTGAAATGCCAGCTCACTTTGCTGAAAAAAATAATTGGGTGCCGCTTACAACCAAGGCCACCAATAAAGAGAAGTTTTTACTACGCCCTGATTTGGGTCGACAACTCGATGATAAGAGCCTTTTACTAGTTCGCGAAAAAGCGATTAAGAACCCTGATATTCAAATAACAGTGGCTGATGGTTTGAGTTCATGGGCGGCAGAAAGATTTGCCCCTGCGATGGTTGCAGAACTTCAAAAACTTTTTTCTGAAGCTAAAATGACTGTGGGCACAATTTATTGCGTGAGATTTTCGCGCATTGCCGTTCAAGATGTCATTGGTGAAGCTGTGGGTGCAAAAGTAAGTATGATTTTATTGGGTGAACGCCCAGGCCTTGGCACCGGCGACTCATTATCAAATTATATGATCTACGGGCCAAAAGTGGGCACTGTAAATGCCAATAAAAGTATGATTTCAAATATTCACGCTACAGGACATACTCCCATAGATGCCGCACGCTTGACTTTTAGCATGGTAAAGAAAATGTTTGAACAAGGTTGCAGTGGAGTTAAATTAAAAATTTAA
- a CDS encoding tyramine oxidase: MKSHPLLSFFLVCSLINTAWAVHPFDDLSSDEVVKAIQIVKDSGKFADGIRFPIVKRQEPLKADWLGGKAEKFRQANVVVFDYKKSLMSELTIDLTTSKILKIKDLPGLKPPVLIEEYDRARALVRANTSWQKSMHARGIKDLSNVFVDIWAPGLLSKSEKGTEKRLLRALSYYKGAGKNFYSRPIEGVVVTVDLSQEKVVSVWDVENPPAIEKLNELSSADSKVSVEPLKPLVTTLPKGSSIKISGQEIAWYRWKFRYNMDPLQGLQIYHVRYRETDTDRTLLYKIALSEMLVPYASPEKTWSFRNAFDVGEYGIGKTLHSLESGKDVPSHALLLDVVIPDDLGGKPSVFKGIAVYERDTGILWKHRNAENGEVDMRRGQELVMTFMTTIGNYDYGINYIFHMDGSIQVEALLTGILLAKGSSVQTNPCTKGCLPLVEKNILAPLHQHFFNFRIDFDIDGALGNSAAENNVVKLAKSKLNENGNAFEAHNTILKTEKSAVRDLSPATARKWKVLNYNSRNKIRHPRGYAIVPGESAVPYLDPSNQIRLRARFIEHPMWFTVYKDDETSGAALYPTTAPAGEGLPKYIANNESLEEQDVVMWYTFGVTHVPRPEEWPIMNVHKTGFTLKPMNFFDENPLMAQ, translated from the coding sequence ATGAAGTCACACCCATTGCTCAGTTTTTTTCTAGTATGTTCATTGATCAATACAGCTTGGGCGGTACATCCCTTTGATGATCTCAGTTCTGATGAAGTTGTAAAAGCTATCCAAATTGTCAAAGACTCAGGAAAGTTTGCTGATGGAATAAGATTTCCCATCGTAAAACGTCAAGAGCCTTTAAAGGCTGATTGGCTTGGTGGAAAAGCAGAAAAATTCAGGCAAGCTAATGTTGTTGTGTTTGATTACAAAAAATCTTTGATGAGCGAATTAACTATTGATCTTACAACTTCAAAAATTCTAAAAATTAAAGACCTTCCAGGGCTAAAACCTCCCGTTTTAATTGAAGAGTATGACCGAGCACGGGCACTTGTGCGGGCGAATACCTCTTGGCAAAAAAGTATGCATGCTCGAGGAATAAAAGATTTATCAAATGTGTTTGTCGATATTTGGGCGCCAGGTTTATTGAGCAAATCTGAAAAAGGAACTGAGAAGAGACTGCTTCGTGCACTTTCTTATTACAAAGGTGCAGGCAAAAATTTCTACTCTCGCCCTATTGAAGGTGTAGTCGTAACAGTTGATCTTTCTCAAGAAAAAGTCGTGAGTGTTTGGGATGTCGAAAATCCACCTGCTATCGAAAAACTAAACGAACTTTCAAGTGCAGATTCTAAAGTTTCGGTGGAGCCATTAAAGCCACTCGTAACCACATTGCCAAAAGGTTCGTCGATTAAAATTTCTGGTCAAGAAATTGCGTGGTATCGTTGGAAATTTCGCTACAACATGGATCCACTTCAGGGTTTACAGATTTATCACGTTCGCTATCGTGAAACTGATACAGATCGAACGCTGCTTTATAAAATTGCGCTGTCAGAAATGTTGGTTCCGTATGCTTCTCCAGAAAAAACATGGTCGTTTAGAAATGCATTTGATGTTGGTGAGTATGGCATCGGTAAAACACTTCACTCACTTGAATCAGGAAAAGATGTACCAAGTCATGCACTTTTACTTGATGTCGTGATACCCGACGATCTCGGTGGGAAGCCTAGTGTCTTTAAAGGCATTGCCGTTTACGAGCGAGACACAGGGATTTTGTGGAAACATCGCAATGCTGAAAATGGCGAAGTCGATATGAGGCGTGGACAAGAATTAGTCATGACGTTCATGACCACCATTGGAAACTATGATTACGGTATTAATTATATTTTTCATATGGATGGTAGCATTCAAGTTGAAGCACTTCTCACGGGCATTTTACTAGCGAAAGGTTCTTCTGTTCAAACCAATCCGTGTACGAAGGGATGTCTGCCATTAGTTGAAAAAAACATTTTAGCTCCACTTCATCAGCATTTTTTTAATTTCAGAATTGATTTTGATATTGATGGTGCCTTAGGAAATTCAGCAGCAGAAAATAATGTTGTGAAACTTGCAAAATCAAAATTAAATGAAAATGGAAACGCCTTTGAAGCACATAACACTATTTTAAAAACTGAAAAATCAGCAGTGCGTGATTTATCACCTGCAACAGCACGTAAATGGAAGGTGTTGAATTATAATTCGAGAAATAAAATAAGACATCCTCGCGGATACGCGATCGTGCCTGGTGAATCGGCCGTGCCCTATTTAGATCCGAGTAATCAAATTCGCCTTCGTGCGCGCTTTATCGAGCATCCGATGTGGTTTACTGTTTATAAAGATGATGAAACCAGTGGGGCAGCTTTGTATCCGACCACAGCTCCTGCGGGCGAAGGTCTGCCAAAATACATAGCCAATAATGAATCACTCGAAGAGCAAGATGTTGTCATGTGGTACACTTTTGGCGTCACCCATGTTCCTCGTCCTGAAGAATGGCCAATCATGAATGTGCATAAAACTGGTTTTACTTTAAAACCTATGAACTTTTTTGATGAAAATCCGTTGATGGCTCAATGA
- a CDS encoding iron ABC transporter permease — MREIYQSPSFLKSLGVTLSSSISASLISVIIGMLFARQFAHNLWRFKRLQRLMLLIPYLVPNFILAIAFVVAWNPTTGLLNYWAVFPGGLYGLFGMIFLFSITHMPVAFLLFEEKLKRIDSSLREAARLSGASNFKVFLKIELPLLRPAIIGACGLCFALNISAFAIPAWIGAPEKVYPLTYKVYQAIQLGGLEGLPQAASYSVILFLLSLIPLFLGFWLQGNEKKYVLLSGKTAKESSEKQGIIGFLSFQIWFFISQTIFWIAPLMCLFLSTIVKPGCLQSIGVKCLNEISFSHYKYVVFDLAETKAGLHGSLLYGSLSALVIVLMAIVSLALFSKKNAQLKTVETILTIPLATPGAIIALGLIVVYSGKYGVNLYNTPWIIMTAFIIKHASLAFQPLRTGLSNISPSLFEAARLSGASSAGVWRKIVLPILRPEYLGGFFLVLIPILGELTMSVFLTSPSFQSIGTVLFDLQDYADHASAGALAILLVLLILSLNELSRFLSRGKLGY; from the coding sequence TTGCGCGAAATCTATCAAAGCCCGTCATTTCTAAAATCATTGGGTGTGACTTTATCGTCTAGTATCTCTGCAAGTCTTATTTCAGTAATAATTGGAATGCTCTTCGCAAGACAATTTGCTCACAACCTGTGGCGCTTTAAGCGCCTCCAACGTCTTATGCTACTGATTCCATATCTTGTGCCTAATTTTATCTTAGCCATTGCCTTTGTAGTCGCGTGGAACCCAACGACGGGGCTTCTTAATTATTGGGCAGTGTTTCCGGGCGGTCTCTATGGTCTTTTCGGAATGATTTTTCTATTTTCGATCACCCATATGCCGGTGGCATTTTTACTTTTTGAAGAAAAACTCAAACGCATTGATTCATCACTCAGAGAGGCAGCAAGACTTTCTGGTGCTTCTAATTTTAAAGTTTTTTTAAAAATTGAATTACCTCTCTTACGCCCCGCGATCATCGGCGCCTGCGGACTTTGTTTTGCTCTTAATATCTCAGCATTTGCAATACCTGCATGGATCGGTGCACCAGAAAAAGTTTATCCCCTCACCTACAAAGTTTATCAAGCTATCCAACTTGGCGGTCTTGAAGGTCTTCCCCAAGCTGCAAGTTATTCAGTTATTTTATTTTTACTTTCACTTATCCCGTTATTTTTAGGATTTTGGCTTCAAGGAAACGAAAAGAAATATGTTCTTTTATCTGGTAAAACGGCAAAAGAATCTTCAGAGAAACAAGGCATCATTGGTTTTTTAAGTTTTCAAATATGGTTTTTTATTTCACAAACGATATTTTGGATTGCTCCACTCATGTGTTTATTCCTAAGCACAATAGTTAAGCCCGGTTGCCTTCAATCTATTGGAGTTAAGTGCTTAAATGAAATATCTTTTAGCCATTATAAATACGTAGTTTTTGATCTTGCCGAAACAAAAGCAGGACTTCATGGAAGTTTACTTTATGGTTCATTAAGCGCACTTGTCATTGTACTCATGGCAATTGTGAGCCTTGCCCTATTTTCTAAAAAAAATGCGCAACTAAAAACGGTAGAGACTATTCTCACTATTCCCTTAGCCACGCCAGGGGCGATTATCGCACTAGGTTTAATTGTTGTTTATTCAGGCAAATATGGCGTGAATCTTTACAACACCCCATGGATCATCATGACAGCCTTTATTATTAAACATGCTAGTCTTGCTTTTCAGCCGTTAAGAACAGGGCTTTCAAATATTTCCCCATCACTTTTTGAAGCCGCAAGACTCAGCGGCGCAAGTTCAGCCGGTGTTTGGAGAAAAATTGTATTACCGATATTAAGACCTGAGTATTTAGGTGGGTTTTTTCTCGTACTTATTCCAATATTAGGTGAATTAACAATGTCTGTGTTTTTAACGAGTCCTTCGTTTCAATCTATCGGAACAGTTTTATTTGATCTTCAAGATTACGCCGATCATGCGTCAGCCGGAGCATTAGCAATATTACTTGTTCTACTTATTTTAAGTTTAAATGAATTAAGTCGTTTTTTAAGTCGTGGAAAATTGGGGTACTAA
- a CDS encoding ABC transporter ATP-binding protein yields the protein MAHLKINNLTKSYGANKILHGISLEVQQGEFVSFLGPSGCGKTTTLRCIAGLETPDSDSGDITVGDKTLSSQKIFVKPEDRNLGMVFQSYAVWPHMNVFENVAFPLRMKKRFNDLGHNEISKIVSDSLALVHLSGLEKRFGNELSGGQQQRVALARALAMSPQILLLDEPLSNLDVILREELRAEIQKLQRHLKMTTILVTHDQREALSLSDRIFLMNKGKIEAVGTPEELYTRPPTVFAAEFLVGGQTFNDKSGKPQSFIPRRWKHYPKPGLGSYETQVVSRLYLGSEYEYWVESSQLQGTVKFFSAEKLEPGSKVYLTYQ from the coding sequence ATGGCACATCTAAAAATAAATAATCTTACGAAATCTTATGGAGCCAATAAAATCCTCCACGGGATTTCGCTTGAAGTACAACAAGGAGAATTTGTTTCTTTTCTTGGACCTTCGGGGTGCGGAAAAACCACAACACTTAGATGTATCGCTGGCCTAGAAACACCAGATAGTGATAGCGGAGATATTACTGTTGGCGACAAAACTCTTTCGTCACAAAAAATTTTTGTAAAACCTGAAGATAGAAATCTTGGAATGGTTTTTCAAAGCTATGCAGTTTGGCCACACATGAATGTATTTGAGAATGTGGCATTCCCCTTGAGAATGAAAAAACGATTTAATGATCTTGGGCATAATGAAATTTCAAAAATTGTCTCCGATTCATTAGCACTAGTTCATCTCTCAGGTCTTGAAAAACGATTTGGCAATGAGCTCTCAGGTGGACAACAACAACGTGTAGCACTTGCAAGAGCTTTGGCGATGTCACCTCAGATACTTCTTCTTGATGAACCTTTAAGTAATTTAGATGTGATTTTGCGTGAAGAATTGAGAGCGGAAATTCAAAAACTTCAAAGACATCTCAAAATGACGACCATTCTTGTGACCCACGATCAACGTGAAGCCCTTTCATTGTCAGATCGTATATTTCTCATGAACAAAGGTAAAATCGAAGCTGTGGGTACACCTGAAGAACTCTACACACGTCCTCCAACGGTCTTTGCTGCAGAGTTTTTAGTGGGTGGGCAAACCTTTAACGACAAATCAGGAAAGCCACAGAGTTTTATTCCACGACGCTGGAAACATTACCCAAAGCCTGGTTTAGGCAGTTATGAAACACAAGTGGTTTCAAGACTCTATTTAGGGTCAGAATATGAGTATTGGGTAGAAAGCTCCCAACTCCAGGGTACTGTTAAGTTTTTTTCAGCCGAAAAACTCGAACCAGGATCCAAAGTTTATCTCACCTACCAATGA
- a CDS encoding extracellular solute-binding protein, which produces MTILNLIFNKRNAVAFVTFFLSLQLQAAPKQIWIYTSIYKEFAEPIKKAFEANNPDTEVQIFQGGSEKIQAKVEAELIAQKPQADVILTSDAFWSADLGKRNLAHSHKGKLTETNYHSLMILVAHKDLPLDQRPKSFSDLTKPQYKNLIQTGSPLESGTMFSTVAYLSRKYGWDYFKKLRENNVASSGGNSTVIQKIESGEKKVGWVLLENALASQKRGSPIEIIYPIDGAIPIPSVQVILKDSKQKETAEKFAEFILSKEGQELLRNGFMYSVRKDVTAPEGAKPIKEVTKKSTPWTDKIIAEVAADAKNIKKQFSLIILE; this is translated from the coding sequence ATGACTATTTTGAATTTGATTTTTAACAAAAGAAACGCGGTAGCTTTTGTTACCTTTTTTTTGAGTTTGCAACTGCAAGCAGCGCCGAAGCAAATTTGGATTTACACTTCGATTTATAAAGAATTTGCTGAGCCGATTAAAAAAGCGTTTGAAGCCAATAATCCTGATACTGAAGTTCAAATTTTTCAAGGTGGTTCAGAAAAAATTCAAGCCAAAGTTGAAGCTGAACTTATTGCACAAAAACCTCAAGCCGATGTCATTCTCACCTCTGACGCTTTTTGGAGCGCTGATCTCGGAAAACGAAATCTCGCACATTCTCATAAAGGAAAACTTACAGAGACTAATTATCATTCATTGATGATTTTAGTAGCCCACAAAGATCTCCCACTTGATCAACGACCAAAAAGCTTTAGTGATCTTACAAAACCTCAATACAAAAATCTTATTCAAACAGGAAGCCCGCTAGAATCAGGCACTATGTTTTCAACAGTGGCTTACCTAAGCCGAAAATATGGTTGGGATTATTTTAAAAAACTCAGAGAAAACAATGTAGCCTCCAGCGGGGGGAACTCTACAGTTATTCAAAAAATTGAATCTGGTGAGAAAAAAGTCGGATGGGTTCTTTTAGAAAATGCTTTGGCTTCGCAAAAACGTGGAAGCCCCATTGAAATTATTTATCCAATCGATGGAGCAATACCAATACCAAGTGTGCAAGTAATATTAAAAGACAGTAAACAAAAAGAAACGGCTGAAAAATTTGCTGAATTTATTTTATCAAAAGAAGGCCAAGAGCTATTGCGTAATGGTTTTATGTACAGTGTACGTAAAGACGTAACAGCTCCAGAGGGTGCAAAACCAATCAAAGAAGTTACAAAAAAATCCACCCCCTGGACAGATAAAATAATCGCTGAAGTGGCTGCCGACGCAAAGAATATTAAAAAACAATTTAGCCTTATTATTTTGGAATAA
- a CDS encoding quinone-dependent dihydroorotate dehydrogenase: MYDLIKPFIFLLPAETAHSLGMLCVKFIGFLHRFGIWPRPHWAKHPKLQTNTPFGKISSPLGLAAGLDKNAQGLWGWQALGFGFVEVGTATPVAQPGNPKPRLFRYVRHQAIVNRMGFNNIGVKAIAENVRRAKKNGLQIKIGGNIGKNFSTPSDQAGEDYKRAAIEFSDCVDYLVINVSSPNTPGLRDLQSEKNLDELVSAVRSVVTDIPLFIKVAPDNQAKFIDGVLNVARKHMVCGIICGNTLANHASAYGLSDREILVLPNGGLSGRPVFSTNLALTQAYVEKSNSMLIIGVGGIADTKQAMSYFQAGAGLIQVYTGFIFGGPRLIKNILKDLAKA, translated from the coding sequence ATGTATGACTTAATCAAACCCTTTATTTTCCTTCTGCCAGCTGAAACCGCCCATTCTCTTGGAATGCTTTGCGTAAAATTTATCGGCTTTCTGCACCGCTTTGGAATTTGGCCCCGCCCTCATTGGGCAAAGCACCCCAAACTTCAAACCAACACACCCTTTGGTAAGATTTCCTCTCCCCTAGGCTTAGCCGCCGGGCTCGATAAAAACGCCCAAGGCCTTTGGGGTTGGCAAGCCCTCGGTTTTGGATTTGTTGAAGTCGGAACCGCCACCCCTGTAGCACAACCCGGAAACCCAAAGCCCCGGCTTTTTCGGTACGTTAGGCATCAAGCCATCGTCAATCGCATGGGTTTTAACAACATTGGTGTGAAGGCAATTGCTGAAAATGTAAGGCGTGCAAAAAAAAATGGCCTGCAAATAAAAATTGGCGGGAATATTGGTAAAAACTTTTCCACACCTAGTGATCAAGCTGGGGAAGATTACAAACGAGCCGCCATCGAATTTTCTGACTGTGTTGATTACCTGGTAATAAATGTCAGCTCCCCAAACACACCCGGGCTTAGAGATCTGCAGAGTGAAAAAAATCTTGATGAACTTGTTTCTGCAGTTAGATCTGTGGTTACCGACATCCCACTTTTTATTAAAGTGGCACCTGATAACCAAGCGAAATTCATCGATGGGGTGCTTAATGTCGCACGTAAACACATGGTATGCGGGATCATCTGCGGAAACACTTTAGCTAACCATGCTTCAGCTTATGGCTTAAGTGACCGCGAAATTCTCGTACTCCCCAACGGTGGGCTCAGTGGACGCCCCGTATTTTCTACAAATCTTGCCCTCACCCAAGCTTATGTCGAAAAATCAAATTCAATGCTTATTATCGGAGTTGGCGGAATTGCTGATACCAAGCAAGCCATGAGTTATTTTCAGGCTGGAGCGGGACTTATTCAGGTTTATACAGGTTTTATCTTTGGCGGCCCTCGCTTAATTAAAAATATTTTAAAAGATTTGGCGAAAGCTTAA
- a CDS encoding HNH endonuclease signature motif containing protein, whose translation MNTKLIQKLMKEESKHVVSGLKNLVSIERKNTGEILHYFYVIQKRRIFADYGYSNIYKFGIKELGYTEAETQIRVTSSRLLGEIPELELKLNEGKLSLSTVSMANTLFNREKKAENAFTLDKKIEVLKNFENKSVKECEKEIFKVATVIPVPPEKVRQVSNETAQMTINVPLEFLDEIETLKNIYSKSHPGITTAELLALLVKKETQKLDPAREPRKYKQTKVQDNVQGGGQTDFQAKVQRGVSGTYEKFGAPTAFQKRQVWQKYQSQCSFQTFDGKRCDSKYGLEIDHIQPKALGGDTSLENLRLLCKAHNQKAAIDIFGFTHMNRFINGHEVST comes from the coding sequence ATGAATACAAAGCTGATTCAAAAGTTAATGAAAGAAGAATCAAAACACGTTGTCAGCGGACTTAAAAATCTCGTTTCAATCGAACGCAAAAACACGGGCGAAATTCTTCATTACTTCTATGTTATTCAAAAGCGAAGAATCTTTGCTGATTATGGATACTCAAATATTTATAAATTTGGAATAAAAGAGTTAGGCTACACCGAAGCTGAAACTCAAATCAGGGTTACAAGTTCGAGGCTTTTGGGTGAAATTCCAGAATTAGAATTAAAACTTAATGAAGGTAAGTTGTCTTTATCTACTGTCTCAATGGCAAATACTTTATTTAATCGAGAGAAAAAAGCAGAGAATGCGTTTACTTTAGATAAGAAAATCGAGGTTCTTAAGAATTTTGAGAATAAATCAGTAAAAGAATGCGAAAAAGAGATCTTTAAAGTTGCGACTGTGATCCCCGTTCCACCTGAAAAGGTCAGGCAAGTTTCAAATGAAACAGCACAAATGACGATCAATGTGCCTTTAGAGTTTTTAGATGAAATTGAAACACTTAAAAATATTTATTCTAAAAGTCATCCTGGGATCACCACTGCTGAGCTTTTAGCTTTGCTTGTTAAAAAAGAGACTCAAAAGCTTGATCCTGCTCGTGAGCCTCGAAAGTACAAGCAAACGAAGGTTCAAGATAATGTTCAAGGTGGGGGTCAAACTGATTTTCAAGCTAAAGTTCAACGCGGTGTTTCTGGTACGTACGAGAAATTCGGTGCGCCCACTGCTTTTCAAAAGCGACAAGTTTGGCAGAAGTATCAGTCCCAATGCTCATTTCAAACCTTTGATGGTAAACGCTGTGATTCAAAATATGGTCTTGAGATCGATCATATCCAGCCAAAAGCTTTGGGTGGGGACACTTCTCTCGAAAATCTCAGGCTTCTTTGCAAAGCCCATAATCAAAAAGCAGCCATTGATATATTTGGCTTCACGCATATGAATCGATTTATTAACGGTCATGAAGTGAGTACTTAG
- a CDS encoding ethanolamine ammonia-lyase subunit EutB, giving the protein MKLSTELKGTHYNFQTVKEVLAKANEPKSGDQMAGLAAKDARERVAAKMVLSDITLGELREHPVVPYEKDEITRLAEDSLDLDAFNKIKNQTVSQFREWILQDTVSGQNILDISPGLTPEMTSAVTKLMTNMDLVVGGRKIRVVVKCNSTLGLEGRISSRLQTNHPTDDVKGIIAGAKEGLSYGTGDAVIGINPSTDRVDSCYDILKATKDMMERWRIPTQNCVLAHVTTQMRALEKGAPLDLMFQSIGGSQISNEEFGVSIKLLDEAYDMTLKKGTARGDNVMYFETGEGTALSANGHHGADQLTMEARSYALARRYKPYLVNSVVGFIGPEYLYDSKQIIRAGLEDHFMGKLMGISMGCDDCYTNHAVADQNDQEDLAVLLAAAGVNYLMSLPMGDDVMLNYQSTSFHDNATLRTIFGYKPTPEFETWMERMGIWENGRLTAKAGDPSIFM; this is encoded by the coding sequence GTGAAACTCTCAACTGAACTCAAAGGTACACATTATAATTTTCAAACCGTCAAAGAGGTTTTGGCTAAAGCCAATGAACCAAAATCTGGCGATCAGATGGCCGGTCTTGCCGCAAAAGATGCTCGTGAAAGAGTCGCAGCCAAGATGGTTCTCTCTGATATTACACTTGGTGAATTACGCGAACATCCAGTTGTGCCCTATGAAAAAGATGAGATCACGCGCCTTGCTGAAGACAGTTTAGATCTAGATGCTTTTAATAAAATTAAAAACCAAACTGTTTCACAATTTCGAGAATGGATACTTCAAGACACAGTGAGTGGCCAAAACATTCTTGATATTTCTCCAGGCCTAACACCCGAGATGACCTCTGCAGTTACAAAACTCATGACTAATATGGATCTTGTCGTGGGTGGTCGAAAAATTCGCGTCGTAGTAAAATGTAATTCAACACTCGGGTTAGAAGGTCGCATTTCATCACGCCTTCAAACAAATCATCCCACCGACGATGTAAAAGGAATTATCGCCGGAGCCAAAGAAGGTCTATCTTATGGCACAGGTGATGCTGTCATCGGAATCAATCCATCAACTGATCGCGTTGATAGTTGTTATGATATTTTAAAAGCTACAAAAGATATGATGGAGCGTTGGCGCATTCCGACTCAAAATTGTGTTCTTGCACACGTGACAACACAAATGCGTGCACTTGAAAAAGGGGCTCCACTTGATTTGATGTTTCAAAGTATCGGCGGGAGCCAAATTTCAAACGAAGAATTTGGTGTAAGCATAAAACTACTTGATGAAGCCTATGACATGACACTTAAAAAAGGCACAGCACGTGGTGATAATGTAATGTATTTTGAAACCGGTGAAGGTACAGCCTTAAGCGCAAACGGACATCATGGCGCTGATCAATTAACCATGGAAGCAAGATCTTATGCACTCGCACGTCGTTATAAACCATATCTTGTAAATTCAGTTGTCGGATTTATTGGCCCTGAATATCTCTATGATTCAAAACAAATCATTCGCGCAGGGCTCGAAGATCACTTCATGGGGAAACTCATGGGGATCAGCATGGGTTGTGATGATTGTTACACTAACCACGCGGTGGCTGATCAAAATGATCAAGAAGATTTAGCAGTACTCTTGGCTGCAGCCGGAGTGAATTATCTCATGAGTCTTCCCATGGGGGATGACGTCATGCTTAATTATCAATCAACAAGTTTTCATGACAACGCAACACTGAGAACAATTTTTGGATATAAACCAACACCCGAATTTGAAACGTGGATGGAACGCATGGGTATTTGGGAAAACGGCCGCCTCACAGCAAAAGCCGGTGACCCCAGTATTTTCATGTAA